One Paenibacillus riograndensis SBR5 DNA segment encodes these proteins:
- a CDS encoding sensor histidine kinase, translated as MIRSLYTRVVLTYLVSVIGGTIIALLVATWVYYDQFNENLKTNILYYGQDIVRMYESFPLQEVDTYLSGMKQLSYYIRVYDETGQFQSYGTLNGSRIPTITMDQVKAVLDGEVVQVSGVDKSLLGLPLKTETGKKALFVNSVAPPSATFFIKWLLNFVAFSLIAGSLIILVAAMFLVRPIKKLTKATRQIATGDFSVNLNIKQKGELGTLARSFEDMMHDLQQLEQMRRDFVSNVSHEVQSPLTSISGYAKALKQVNLAEQERSRYLDIIIAEAERMSKMSDGLLKLSLLESQSLQLRLSTFSLDEQIRRVIVAVQPQWSDRNIRFELHLEPVRLTADQDQLNQVWTNLIGNSIKFSKDGGVITVSIRQEFKNVTVRVSDTGIGISLEDQKRIFERFFKADRSHSRKYGGSGMGLAIVKQIISLHQGEIRVESEPGRGATVIVILPTTTPADKPDN; from the coding sequence ATGATCAGATCCTTATACACACGTGTCGTCCTGACCTATCTGGTCTCCGTAATCGGAGGCACGATCATTGCCCTATTGGTGGCAACTTGGGTATATTACGATCAGTTTAACGAAAACTTAAAAACCAACATACTTTATTATGGCCAGGATATCGTCCGGATGTACGAGTCATTCCCATTGCAGGAAGTAGACACTTACCTAAGTGGAATGAAACAGCTCAGTTATTATATTCGGGTTTATGATGAAACGGGGCAGTTCCAGTCTTACGGTACACTTAACGGAAGCCGTATTCCCACAATCACTATGGATCAAGTTAAGGCGGTACTGGATGGGGAAGTTGTTCAAGTATCTGGTGTGGATAAGAGCCTCTTAGGGTTGCCGTTGAAAACAGAAACGGGAAAAAAAGCGCTGTTTGTGAACTCGGTTGCTCCCCCTTCCGCTACTTTTTTCATCAAGTGGCTTTTGAACTTTGTGGCCTTCTCTTTGATCGCAGGCAGTCTAATTATTCTGGTTGCTGCCATGTTCCTGGTCAGACCGATCAAAAAGCTGACCAAAGCGACCAGGCAGATCGCCACCGGAGATTTCAGCGTCAACCTGAATATTAAGCAAAAGGGCGAGCTGGGCACTTTGGCCCGCAGCTTTGAAGACATGATGCATGACCTGCAGCAGCTTGAGCAGATGCGCCGGGACTTTGTATCGAATGTGTCTCACGAAGTCCAGTCGCCGCTCACCTCGATATCCGGATATGCTAAAGCGCTCAAGCAAGTAAACCTTGCAGAACAGGAGCGAAGCCGTTATCTCGATATTATCATCGCTGAGGCTGAGCGGATGTCCAAGATGAGCGATGGCCTGCTCAAGCTAAGTTTGCTTGAATCGCAGTCACTGCAGCTGCGGCTCAGCACGTTCAGCCTTGATGAACAGATTAGACGGGTCATCGTTGCAGTCCAGCCGCAATGGTCGGACCGGAACATCCGTTTCGAGCTCCATTTGGAGCCTGTCCGGCTAACGGCGGATCAGGATCAATTAAATCAGGTATGGACGAACCTTATCGGCAACAGCATCAAATTTTCCAAGGATGGCGGCGTGATTACCGTCAGCATCAGACAAGAGTTCAAAAACGTGACCGTTAGGGTTTCCGACACAGGCATAGGGATTTCTCTTGAGGACCAAAAGCGTATCTTTGAACGGTTTTTTAAGGCAGACCGCTCGCACAGCCGCAAATACGGCGGCAGCGGTATGGGACTTGCCATTGTGAAACAGATCATATCGCTTCATCAGGGAGAAATCCGGGTGGAAAGTGAGCCCGGCCGGGGAGCAACCGTCATTGTTATTTTGCCAACCACAACGCCCGCGGATAAGCCGGATAATTAG
- a CDS encoding response regulator transcription factor: MPTILVADDDANIRELVSLFLRNDGFQTAEAADGEEALNVYASTQADLVVLDIMMPVMDGWTLCKELRRINPDLPLLMLTARGETWEKVKGFELGTDDYLTKPFDPLELTARVRALLKRYRIGSAQKIQFGNVILDRQTYKVMRGTESLTLPLKEFELLYKLAGTPGQVYTRGQLIDQIWGIDYAGDDRTIDVHIKRLRERFADTPDFRIETVRGLGYRLEAHE; the protein is encoded by the coding sequence ATGCCTACTATATTGGTTGCTGACGATGATGCGAACATTCGCGAGCTCGTAAGTTTGTTTCTCCGCAATGACGGATTCCAGACAGCCGAAGCTGCGGACGGAGAGGAAGCGCTGAACGTATATGCCTCGACGCAAGCCGATCTTGTCGTGCTGGATATCATGATGCCGGTTATGGATGGATGGACGTTATGCAAGGAGCTCAGACGGATTAATCCTGATCTTCCGCTGCTTATGCTTACGGCGCGAGGCGAAACCTGGGAGAAAGTGAAGGGATTCGAGCTGGGGACGGATGATTATTTGACAAAGCCCTTCGATCCGCTCGAATTGACGGCGCGTGTCCGGGCATTATTGAAAAGATACCGGATTGGCTCCGCACAGAAGATTCAATTCGGCAATGTCATTCTTGATCGGCAGACCTATAAGGTGATGAGAGGAACGGAGTCGCTTACGCTGCCGCTGAAGGAGTTCGAACTGCTGTATAAGCTGGCTGGAACACCCGGACAAGTCTATACGCGCGGGCAGCTGATCGACCAGATTTGGGGGATTGATTATGCCGGTGATGACCGGACGATAGATGTGCATATTAAAAGGCTGCGCGAACGGTTCGCGGATACGCCTGATTTTCGGATCGAAACGGTGCGCGGGCTTGGCTACCGGCTTGAGGCTCACGAATGA